The nucleotide window CAACATTTAGTGATACTTTAAAAAGAATAAATGAAGCTAAAAAGCAAAATCCAGATATAAAAGTAATTTATGAATTTCCAAATAATGCAGCTAAAGAAAAATTAATAAAATGGATTGAGACCCCTGGAAATGAAAATTATAAAAATACAATAGATATGATAAAAATAAGAGGTGAAAAGTAATGGCAGGAATGGAAAGAGGGATAGTATTGTTTAGAAGAGTTAATCCAGATGAGCCTATGGAAGAAATGCATAAAAGAGTAATGGAGGGGCTTTCTAAAATAGAAGCACCTTTAGGTTTAAAAGACAGTGAAATCCCAGCGATTCCTGATTTTGGAACAGGGTTAATAGCAGTATATTTTGGAAAAAATTCTAAGACAAAAGGGGTTAGAATTGTAGGTAGTTACAGTTGGAGAAAAAAAATTCAATAGATTGGGATAGTTTAGTTTACAAATTTAAATCAACATATAAATTAATAAACTATGAAGAAATCATAAATATCGATTTACCTAAGGTAATAGAAATATATGAACCGTATGAGGTACAGGCATATTTTCAATATGTTGGAGCTTATGAAGAAGGAACCACTCCAGAAACAAGAATTTACGGAGAGTCAAGAAATCTAGCATATAATAAATTAAAAAGTATGGGTATTACTCCAAATAAATTAGGAGAAAATCTTTTTGTGCTTCAACCGGTAATGTATTTTAGTGGAGAAATGTGTAAAGAAGTATTAAAACTAAGCAGAGATGAAATAATAAGAAGGTTGGAAGGAAAGGTAAAGAAAGTATCCCCAATACTGGATGGTGTTTACATAATATTTAATGATAAAGTTGAAATGAGTTATGATGAATTTTTAGAAATGAATAATACCTTCAAACCAATTTTAGATTTAATTTAATAATTTAAATAAATTTTTTCTAGCTAGCTCAAATAAATTTTGAGCTAGTTATTAAAAGATTTATAGATAAAAAATTTAAAAATATCAACAGATTTAGTAACAACATTTTTAAAAGGATTAGTTTATAAAGAAAAATAGTTAAGTCTAAAAATAGCTTGAAAAAATATTAAATCAGAAAAATAAGAGGAATTACTAGATGAAATATATAAATTAGCAAGGCAATATTTGCTTATATTATATTTTTTATTTAGTAATTTTTATTTGTGTAGTATAATTAAAAAATAGATTACCATTTAACTCAGAATAATTTTACTTAACAGGAAGGAGAGGAGGGATAATTTTTGATAAAATTAGAAAATATATCAAAGGAATTTAATGGAGAAATAGTTTTAAAAAATATTAATTTAGAGATAAAAAAAGGGGAATTTTTTGTTTTAGCAGGAACATCGGGAAGTGGAAAAACAACTCTTCTAAAAATGATAAATTGCTTGATAAAGCCTACAGAAGGAAATATAGAAATAGACAAAAGAAATATTAAAGATTATCCTTTACGGGAATTAAGATTGGGAATAGGCTATGTTTTACAGCAGATAGCTCTTTTTCCTAATATGACTGTTCGTGAAAATATAGAACTTATACCTGAAATGAAAAAATGGGATAAGAAAAGAAGAACTGAAAAAGCTAAATATCTTTTAAATAAAATAGGTTTAGATTCAGAAAAATATTTAGACAGATGTCCAAACGAATTATCAGGTGGCGAACAACAAAGAGTGGGTATATTGAGAGCCATTATAACAGAACCTAAAATTTTATTGATGGATGAACCTTTTAGTGCTCTTGATCCTATTTCAAGGACTCAGCTTCAAAATTTAATAAAAGAAATTCATAGAGAACTAAAAATAACAGTTGTTTTTGTAACCCATGATATGAAAGAGGCAATGTATTTAGGAGATAGGATATGTATTTTATCGAAAGGTGAAATTGTTCAGGTGGACAGCCCTGAGAATATAAAGAATAATCCTAAAAATGAATTTGTAAAAAATTTTTTTCAAATGAGAGGAGGAGCAGAGAATGAATAATTTTCATGAAACCTTTATATTGAGAAAAAGTGAATGGATAAAAGCTATGCTTGAACATATTCAAATATCGTTATCTTCATTACTTTTAGCAATATTTATCGCTGTTCCTTTAGCAGTCATAATAACTAAAAATAAAAAAATAAGGGAATTTATTTTACATATAACAGGTATTTTTCAAACTATTCCTTCTCTTGCAATATTGGGTTTATTAATACCTATTTTGGGAATAGGGGTGGCACCGGCTATGGTTGCTCTGGTAATTTATGCCCTTTTTCCCATAATTCAAAATACCATAACCGGTTTTTTAGAGATTGATCCTTCTCTTCAGGAGGCTGCAGAAGCTTTCGGAATGACTAAAATGGAAAAATTAAAAAAGTTTGAATTGGCTCTAGCTATGCCGGTTATAATTTCAGGAATAAGAACAGCAGCAGTTATGATTATAGGAACTGCTACTCTTGCTGCTCTTGTAGGTGCAGGAGGTTTAGGTTCATTTATTCTGTTGGGAATAGATAGAAATAATTCAGCTCTTATTTTTATTGGTGCTGTATCTTCTGCTATACTTGCTGTTTTATTTAATCTAGGAATAAAAATCTTAGAAAGACAAAAAATAAGAATTGTAGTTCTATCGTTGTTCTCTATAATTTTATTTTTGCTGTTTACTTTTATTCCTAGAATGAATGATAATAAAAAGCTTATAGTTGCAGGAAAGTTAGGAGCGGAACCTGAAATAATAATAAATATGTATAAGCTTTTAATTGAAAAAAATATGGATGTAGAAGTTGAGATTAAGGCGAATTTTGGAAAAACGACTTTTTTATATGAGGCATTAAAATCAGGAGAAATTGATATCTATCCCGAATATACAGGTACAGTTATAACAAGCTTATTAAAAGAAAAAGAAGTGACTGAATCAAGAGAAGCAAAAGAAGTATTTGAAATAGCAAAAGACAAAATTTATAAACAGGATAACTTAATATATTTAGAGCCTATGAAATTTCAGAATACCTATGCTTTAGCTTTAAAAAAAGAATTTGCAGAGAAAAATAAAATTTTTAATATTTCTGACTTAAAAAAGATTGAAAAGAATTTGACAGCCGGTTTTACTTTAGAATTTAATGATAGAAAAGATGGAAATAAAGGACTTCAGACACTATATAATTTAAATTTGAATATAAAAACTATGGAGCCATCTCTCAGATATCAAGCTATTAATCATGGAGAAGTACAATTAATTGATGCTTATTCAACTGACAGTGAAATTAAAGAAAATGATTTGTTTGTTTTGTTTGATGATAAAAAATTATTTCCACCATATCAAGTAGCTCCTCTTTTAAAAGAGAGTACTTTTATGGAGTACCCTGAATTAAAAGTAATACTGGAAAAATTGGTGGATAAAGTTAGTGATGATGAGATGAGAGAATTAAACTATCAAGTCAGAGTAAATGGAAAATCAGCTTATGAAGTTGCTGAGAAATATCTGAGAGAAAATAGTTTATTAGACTAATTTTTATAATGAAAGGTAGGATTAAAAATGATAAGAGTATTATTTGTATGTCATGGAAATATATGTAGAAGTACTATGGCAGAGTCTGTATTTACATATATGATAAAGGAAAGAGGTTTAGAAAACAAATTTATAATTTTTTCTGCTGGAACAAGTAGGGAAGAAATTGGGAATCCACCACATTATGGAACAGTAAAAAAACTTGAGGAATTAAATATTCCGGTTGTTCCACATAGAGCTACACAAATTACAAAAAAAGACTTAGAAAATTATGACTATATAATAGGAATGGATGAAGCCAATATTAAAAATATAGAAAAAATTGTAGGGACAAAAAGTGAAAAGATAAAAAAACTCCTTTCTTTTTCTGGACTAGACGATGATATAGCTGACCCTTGGTATACTGGAGATTTTGATAAAACTTATAAGGATATAGAAAAAGGTCTGAATGATTTTTTAAGAAAATTTTAAAATAAAAAAGGTTGTTGCCTTTTGGATTACAGTGAGAGTGTGAACTTTTTTCTGTAAATTCTATCTTCTATGATTAGAATTTTTTAGTTAACTTTAATATGTTAGTTTAATATTTTTAATATGTCAAGATTAAGGTATTCAAAAGTGAGTACCTTTTTCTTTTTTTAGGATTCAAATCTACCT belongs to Fusobacterium russii ATCC 25533 and includes:
- a CDS encoding ABC transporter ATP-binding protein; this translates as MIKLENISKEFNGEIVLKNINLEIKKGEFFVLAGTSGSGKTTLLKMINCLIKPTEGNIEIDKRNIKDYPLRELRLGIGYVLQQIALFPNMTVRENIELIPEMKKWDKKRRTEKAKYLLNKIGLDSEKYLDRCPNELSGGEQQRVGILRAIITEPKILLMDEPFSALDPISRTQLQNLIKEIHRELKITVVFVTHDMKEAMYLGDRICILSKGEIVQVDSPENIKNNPKNEFVKNFFQMRGGAENE
- a CDS encoding ABC transporter permease/substrate-binding protein produces the protein MNNFHETFILRKSEWIKAMLEHIQISLSSLLLAIFIAVPLAVIITKNKKIREFILHITGIFQTIPSLAILGLLIPILGIGVAPAMVALVIYALFPIIQNTITGFLEIDPSLQEAAEAFGMTKMEKLKKFELALAMPVIISGIRTAAVMIIGTATLAALVGAGGLGSFILLGIDRNNSALIFIGAVSSAILAVLFNLGIKILERQKIRIVVLSLFSIILFLLFTFIPRMNDNKKLIVAGKLGAEPEIIINMYKLLIEKNMDVEVEIKANFGKTTFLYEALKSGEIDIYPEYTGTVITSLLKEKEVTESREAKEVFEIAKDKIYKQDNLIYLEPMKFQNTYALALKKEFAEKNKIFNISDLKKIEKNLTAGFTLEFNDRKDGNKGLQTLYNLNLNIKTMEPSLRYQAINHGEVQLIDAYSTDSEIKENDLFVLFDDKKLFPPYQVAPLLKESTFMEYPELKVILEKLVDKVSDDEMRELNYQVRVNGKSAYEVAEKYLRENSLLD
- a CDS encoding low molecular weight protein-tyrosine-phosphatase, producing MIRVLFVCHGNICRSTMAESVFTYMIKERGLENKFIIFSAGTSREEIGNPPHYGTVKKLEELNIPVVPHRATQITKKDLENYDYIIGMDEANIKNIEKIVGTKSEKIKKLLSFSGLDDDIADPWYTGDFDKTYKDIEKGLNDFLRKF